A region from the Triticum aestivum cultivar Chinese Spring chromosome 3D, IWGSC CS RefSeq v2.1, whole genome shotgun sequence genome encodes:
- the LOC123076622 gene encoding ribosomal RNA-processing protein 12 encodes MKRKQSAAAAEVDADEPSQAPLPLDDYSGDVCAALTARYGRSASAQHRHLLATAAAIGSILTDDGHPLTAESYLPAVVSALRAAGPSDPAAAAALASLLVILIPHISSLPPASASEPASSLAAFLASPEASKLPTGTVRSVVKSLGQLALHLDAAADWGAVAAPLEALLAASVDQRAKVRRCAQESVEKLFPYLERSGCAKKASSAAIDLFEKHILSVRSLAKLDPDASEAKETEAVHMLGAVAVLVPYLSKKARNTVFSGAYRLLRPRFSPLTRHVLRLMETLLEHLKAENIESELEKLISLVLAYLPYDEKKPDDTIIAALQLMRNCLGKLAGRPKLWTKVLPSAFEAVSGYLILDSKCSEDVAGLLIECIYSHVNQSIFVTNESGCDAEDSIDGAAVKSICSSINKKLRKCASPPRNVLTIVLAMFLKLGESSYVFMKDILLTLSRLGSKIHKEPHLKNVEECIGAAIVAMGPDKIHSLLPISFEEAWFTCSNMWIVPILNKYVYGASLQHFLEYIVPLAKSLQEASSRAKKARKCKELQGWSDQLWNLLPAFCRCPSDVYQNFGSLSKLLLEMLKSDRCLYKSASKGLQQLIDGTRRLSSSDEDVEVPAEVSTLFSSKTSNLSCVSLQRCSKKDARKSMKVLASHSVDLLCTFADDFLESSEKRAHLKEALRSLAQISGSANICNLFLSLLKKCGLEDIPSTPENLECEANEVDGKGEENTDSTAEINNKRSLLMELISTLAEAADEDVLDLFFGFIKSSLLDSSKSCESKALFALSTILKEHHEYSLAQLDEIMMLLHGIKPDSNNAVLEGQLVCYKYLLVHMIKVNEESTSKKAFLILNELILALKSKKESRRLAYDVLLAISTSLRSSELNNGDSDLQRLFTMVMGYLSSPSPHIVSGAIAALSLLIYTDADFCVEVPNLIPSVLVLLQNKAIEVIKASLGFVKVLVTSLQSEKLLGLQADIMTGILPMSSVTKHHFKGKVILIVEILIRKCGFDAIDLVTPEKYKEFVRSVEEGRKGNNNNPADGAQSEAKDPEHHAPKRGKWAESNAESGQEEALTGKKEFFIKGAGKPHFQGGRGRGRGRGRGQQHGRGSGDRVSFRSRSEAQSGDGQSSRGGRPQGRGTRPGNGGFNRTRGGGGGMGPSSHSPRFKKPRTAAAPLRRARFKCPRGLAAHVPTSRPALLLFSLSLGSDPARFRRAALAAAASPVPAGGRAAMAVAAPGQLNLDEFPSWGSRGVDCFEKLEQIGEGTYGQVYMAKETETNEIVALKKIRMDNEREGFPITAIREIKILKKLHHQNVIQLKEIVTSPGPDRDEQGKPIDGNKYKGSIYMVFEYMDHDLTGLADRPGMRFTVPQIKCYMKQLLTGLHYCHVNQVLHRDIKGSNLLIDNEGNLKLADFGLARSFSSDHNGNLTNRVITLWYRPPELLLGSTRYGPAVDMWSVGCIFAELLNGKPILPGKNEPEQLTKIFELCGTPDELIWPGVTKMPWYNNFKPPRVLKRKVKDAFKHFDRHALDLLERMLTLDPSQRIPAKEALDAEYFWTDPLPCDPKSLPSYEASHEFQTKKKRQQQRQAEEAAKRQKINHPPPHSRLPPIQHPGQSHQIRPGHAPPVAGGPSHYAKPRGPGGPNRYPQGGNQGAGYNNPNRGGQGSGYGSAPYPQQGRGPPPFPAASGPRGGAGSGYGVGGPNYPPGGPPYGTSGPGRGGPNYPQGGSRNQQQYGSWQ; translated from the exons ATGAAGCGGAAgcagagcgccgccgccgccgaagtcgACGCCGACGAGCCCTCCCAGGCCCCGCTGCCCCTCGACGACTACTCGGGCGACGTCTGCGCCGCGCTCACCGCGCGCTACGGCCGCTCCGCCTCCGCGCAGCACCGCCACctcctcgccaccgccgccgccatcggcTCCATCCTCACCGACGACGGGCACCCCCTCACCGCCGAGTCCTACCTCCCCGCGGTCGTCTCCGCGCTCCGGGCCGCCGGCccctccgaccccgccgccgccgccgccctcgcgtcCCTCCTCGTCATCCTCATCCCCCACATCTCCTCGCTGCCGCCGGCCTCCGCCTCGGAGCCTGCCTCCTCGCTCGCCGCCTTCCTCGCCTCCCCTGAGGCCTCCAAGCTCCCCACCGGCACCGTGCGCTCGGTGGTTAAGTCGCTCGGCCAGTTGGCCCTCCATCTCGACGCCGCAGCCGATTGGGGTGCTGTCGCCGCGCCTCTGGAGGCTCTCCTCGCTGCCTCTGTGGATCAGCGGGCCAAG GTCCGAAGATGTGCACAGGAGAGTGTGGAGAAGCTATTTCCTTACTTGGAGCGTTCCGGCTGTGCGAAGAAAGCTAGCAGCGCTGCAATTGACTTGTTTGAGAAACACATTTTGTCGGTGAGAAGTCTTGCCAAGTTGGATCCAGACGCTTCTGAGGCTAAGGAGACGGAAGCGGTTCATATGCTAGGCGCGGTGGCAGTTTTAGTTCCATATCTATCTAAGAAGGCAAGGAATACGGTTTTCTCGGGTGCTTATCGGCTATTGAGACCCCGTTTTAGCCCACTCACAAGGCATGTCCTCAGGCTTATGGAAACCTTGTTGGAGCATCTTAAGGCTGAGAATATTGAGTCGGAGTTGGAGAAGCTCATCTCCTTAGTGTTGGCTTACCTGCCTTACGATGAGAAGAAGCCTGATGATACAATCATCGCAGCATTACAGCTGATGAGAAATTGTTTAGGGAAACTGGCTGGTCGCCCAAAATTGTGGACAAAGGTTCTTCCGTCTGCATTTGAGGCAGTTTCAG GATACCTAATTCTGGATAGTAAATGTTCTGAAGATGTAGCGGGACTGTTAATAGAGTGCATCTATTCTCATGTCAACCAAAGTATTTTTGTGACTAATGAATCAGGGTGTGATGCTGAGGATTCGATTGATGGGGCTGCCGTCAAATCAATCTGTTCGTCTATCAATAAAAAACTTAGAAAGTGTGCTTCTCCTCCTCGTAACGTGTTAACAATTGTCCTGGCTATGTTTCTCAAACTCG GGGAGAGTTCTTATGTCTTCATGAAAGATATCCTACTAACTTTGTCACGGCTTGGTTCAAAAATACACAAAGAGCCACACCTGAAGAAT GTTGAGGAGTGCATTGGGGCAGCAATAGTTGCTATGGGGCCAGATAAAATTCATTCTCTACTTCCAATATCTTTTGAGGAGGCTTGGTTTACATGCTCAAATATGTGGATTGTACCCATTTTAAACAAGTATGTTTATGGGGCCTCACTGCAACACTTTTTAGAGTACATTGTACCGCTAGCAAAATCGTTACAAGAGGCTTCAAGCAGGG CCAAAAAAGCACGGAAATGTAAGGAATTGCAAGGTTGGAGTGATCAGTTGTGGAATTTGCTTCCTGCCTTCTGCCGCTGTCCGTCTGATGTATATCAGAATTTTGGTTCCTTGTCCAAACTGCTGCTAGAGATGCTGAAGTCTGATCGGTGTCTCTACAAATCCGCTAGTAAAGGCCTGCAG CAACTTATAGATGGAACTAGAAGATTAAGCAGCAGTGATGAAGACGTAGAAGTCCCTGCAGAAGTTTCAACCTTGTTCTCCTCAAAGACTAGTAACTTAAGCTGTGTAAGCTTACAACGGTGCTCTAAAAAAGATGCTCGTAAAAGCATGAAAGTCTTGGCATCACATTCCGTGGATCTTCTTTGCACTTTTGCAGATGATTTCCTTGAATCATCAGAAAAGCGTGCTCATTTAAAG GAAGCCCTGAGATCCCTGGCTCAAATTTCTGGTAGCGCAAACATCTGTAACCTTTTTCTTTCACTACTTAAAAAATGTGGTTTGGAAGATATTCCATCGACACCAGAGAATCTAGAATGTGAAGCAAATGAGGTAGATGGAAAAGGCGAAGAGAATACTGATTCGACAGCGGAGATAAATAATAAGAG GTCACTTCTGATGGAACTCATTTCAACACTAGCTGAAGCTGCCGATGAGGATGTGCTTGATTTGTTTTTTGGATTCATCAAATCTTCTTTACTG GATAGCAGCAAGTCATGTGAGAGCAAAGCTCTCTTCGCATTAAGCACAATTTTGAAG GAACACCATGAATATTCGTTAGCCCAGTTGGATGAAATAATGATGCTTCTTCATGGAATAAAGCCAGATTCTAACAATGCAGTTTTAGAAGGTCAATTAGTATGCTACAAGTATCTGTTGGTTCACATGATTAAG GTTAATGAAGAGAGCACAAGCAAGAAGGCATTCTTGATTCTAAATGAGTTAATACTTGCATTGAAG TCTAAGAAGGAAAGTAGAAGACTAGCATACGATGTACTCCTGGCTATTAGTACTAGCTTGAGGAGTTCTGAATTGAATAACGGAGATTCAGATCTTCAACGGCTATTCACAATG GTGATGGGATATCTTTCTAGTCCGTCTCCTCACATAGTGAGCGGAGCAATAGCTGCATTATCATTGCTTATATACACTGATGCTGACTTCTGCGTGGAAGTTCCAAATTTGATACCATCAGTCCTAGTTCTGCTGCAAAATAAAGCTATTGAAGTAATTAAG GCATCTCTGGGGTTTGTTAAGGTGTTGGTAACATCTTTGCAATCAGAAAAACTGTTGGGTTTGCAAGCAGATATCATGACTGGCATATTACCAATGTCATCTGTTACAAAGCACCATTTCAAAGGGAAG GTTATACTAATAGTGGAAATATTGATCAGAAAATGCGGATTTGATGCTATTGACTTGGTTACACCTGAAAAGTACAAGGAGTTTGTTAGAAGTGTTGAAGAG GGCCGCAAGGGGAATAATAATAATCCAGCAGATGGTGCACAGTCCGAGGCGAAAGATCCCGAGCATCATGCTCCAAAGAG AGGAAAATGGGCTGAATCTAACGCCGAATCTGGACAAGAGGAAGCACTGACCGGGAAGAAGGAATTCTTCATCAAAGGGGCGGGGAAGCCTCACTTCCAGGGTGGTAGAGGTAGAGGTAGAGGTAGAGGCAGAGGCCAGCAGCACGGCAGAGGGTCAGGCGACAGAGTTAGTTTCAGATCCAGATCCGAAGCGCAGTCAGGAGACGGCCAGAGCAGCAGAGGCGGCAGGCCACAAGGCCGAGGCACGAGGCCCGGGAACGGTGGGTTCAACAGGacgcgaggcggcggtggcgggatGGGGCCGTCCAGCCACTCCCCTAGATTCAAGAAGCCCAGAACCGCGGCGGCT CCGCTCCGCAGGGCTCGCTTCAAGTGCCCGCGCGGGCTCGCGGCCCATGTACCTACCTCGCGGCCGGCccttctcctcttctccctctccctcgGCTCGGACCCAGCCAGATTCCGACGAGCGGCCCTagcagcagcggcgtctccggttccggcgggcgggcgggcggccaTGGCGGTGGCGGCGCCGGGGCAGCTGAACCTGGACGAGTTCCCCTCGTGGGGCTCCCGCGGCGTCGACTGCTTCGAGAAGCTCGAGCAGATCGGCGAGGGCACCTACGG gcAGGTGTACATGGCCAAGGAGACGGAGACCAACGAGATCGTCGCGCTCAAGAAGATCCGCATGGACAACGAGCGCGAGGGC TTCCCCATCACGGCGATACGGGAGATCAAGATCCTCAAGAAGCTCCACCACCAGAACGTCATCCAGCTCAAGGAGATCGTCACCTCCCCAG GCCCGGACCGAGACGAGCAAGGGAAGCCAA TCGACGGTAACAAGTACAAGGGGAGCATCTACATGGTCTTCGAGTACATGGACCACGACCTCACCGGGCTCGCCGACAGGCCTGGGATGCGCTTCACCGTGCCGCAGATCAAG TGCTACATGAAACAGCTGCTCACAGGCCTGCACTACTGCCACGTCAATCAGGTGCTGCATCGGGATATCAAAG GTTCTAACCTTTTGATAGACAATGAGGGTAACCTCAAGCTTGCTGATTTTGGGCTTGCGAGGTCATTCTCTAGTGATCACAATGGCAACCTGACTAACCGTGTCATCACCTTGTGGTACAG ACCTCCAGAACTGCTTCTCGGAAGCACAAGGTATGGTCCAGCTGTTGACATGTGGTCTGTGGGCTGTATTTTTGCTGAGCTTCTCAATGGAAAGCCAATCCTGCCAGGGAAGAATGAG CCGGAGCAGCTGACCAAAATTTTCGAGCTTTGTGGCACCCCTGATGAGTTAATCTGGCCTGGTGTCACTAAGATGCCATGGTACAACAACTTCAAGCCTCCCCGAGTGTTGAAGAGAAAAGTTAAAGATGCCTTTAAACA TTTTGACCGGCATGCTCTGGACCTGTTGGAGAGGATGTTAACTTTAGATCCATCACAG AGGATACCAGCGAAGGAGGCACTTGATGCAGAGTATTTCTGGACTGATCCCTTGCCATGTGACCCGAAAAG TTTGCCATCGTATGAAGCATCACACGAATTCCAGACTAAGAAAAAACGTCAGCAGCAGAGGCAAGCGGAGGAGGCTGCAAAGCGCCAAAAAATAAATCATCCTCCCCCACATTCTCGCTTGCCTCCGATCCAGCATCCAGGCCAATCACACCAGATCAGGCCTGGCCATGCACCACCTGTGGCAGGTGGCCCAAGCCATTATGCGAAACCTCGAGGGCCTGGAGGGCCTAACAGGTACCCGCAGGGTGGGAACCAAGGTGCAGGTTATAATAACCCGAACCGCGGAGGGCAGGGTAGCGGCTACGGGAGCGCCCCGTATCCTCAGCAAGGCAGAGGACCTCCTCCGTTCCCTGCAGCAAGTGGTCCACGTGGTGGTGCTGGCAGTGGATATGGAGTCGGCGGGCCAAATTATCCACCAGGCGGTCCGCCATATGGCACGTCTGGTCCAGGCCGAGGAGGCCCGAACTATCCTCAAGGCGGTTCTCGCAATCAGCAGCAGTATGGTAGCTGGCAATAA
- the LOC123080786 gene encoding cell division protein FtsY homolog, chloroplastic isoform X2 yields the protein MASAPSRALPFLSPPSTAPASASLRAPSSRLRCAAAAGQAGFFTRLGRLIKEKAKSDVDKLFSGFSKTRENLSVVDELLTYWNLADTDRVLDDLEEALLVSDFGPKISFRIVDTLRDQIRDGKLKSGTEIKASLKRCILELLTTKGSKTELQLGFRKPAVIMIVGVNGGGKTTSLGKLAYRFKNEGAKVLMAAGDTFRAAARDQLEIWAERTGSEIVIDNDKKAQAPSVLSQAVKRGKREGFDVVLCDTSGRLHTNYGLMEELVSCKKVIAKALPGAPNEILLVLDGTTGLNMLQQAKEFNDVVGITGFILTKLDGTARGGCVVSVVDELGIPVKFVGVGEGVEDLQPFDAEAFVEAIFP from the exons ATGGCGTCGGCACCCTCCCGCGCCCTCCCcttcctctcgccgccgtccaccgcccccGCCTCCGCCTCCCTGCGCGCCCCCTCCAGCCGCCTCCGCTGCGCGGCCGCCGCCGGCCAGGCCGGCTTCTTCACCCGCCTCGGCCGCCTCATCAAGGAGAAGGCCAAGAGCGACGTCGACAAGCTCTTCTCCGGCTTCTCCAAGACCCGCGAGAACCTCTCCGTCGTCGACGAGCTGCTCACCTACTGGAACCTCGCCGACACCGACCGCGTCCTCGACGACCTCGAGGAG GCGCTGCTGGTGTCGGACTTCGGGCCCAAGATCTCGTTCCGGATCGTCGACACCCTCCGCGACCAGATCCGCGACGGCAAGCTCAAGTCCGGGACCGAGATCAAG GCGTCGCTGAAGAGATGCATCCTCGAGCTGCTCACGACCAAGGGCAGCAAGACTGAGCTGCAGCTCGGCTTCAG GAAGCCGGCAGTCATCATGATTGTGGGAGTGAACGGAGGCGGCAAGACGACATCGCTAG GAAAacttgcctacagatttaagaatGAAGGAGCCAAG GTATTGATGGCAGCAGGTGATACCTTCCGGGCAGCAGCTCGTGACCAGCTAGAAATTTGGGCTGAGAGGACTGGCTCAGAGATTGTTATCGATAATGATAAGAAGGCACAGGCTCCATCAG TTCTTTCGCAGGCAGTAAAACGTGGGAAGCGTGAAGGATTTGATGTTGTGCTGTGTGATACGTCAGGAC GACTTCATACAAATTACGGTCTGATGGAAGAGTTGGTTTCTTGCAAGAAAGTCATAGCTAAAGCCCTGCCTGGTGCTCCTAAT GAGATCTTGCTGGTTCTGGATGGCACAACTGGATTAAATATGCTACAGCAAGCGAAGGAGTTCAACGAT GTTGTTGGAATCACAGGATTCATCCTGACGAAGTTAGACGGGACTGCTCGTGGTGGCTGCGTG GTGAGCGTGGTAGACGAACTTGGAATTCCAGTCAAGTTTGTTGGCGTCGGCGAAGGGGTGGAAGATCTCCAACCTTTTGATGCAGAGGCATTTGTTGAAGCCATTTTCCCATAA
- the LOC123080786 gene encoding cell division protein FtsY homolog, chloroplastic isoform X1 translates to MASAPSRALPFLSPPSTAPASASLRAPSSRLRCAAAAGQAGFFTRLGRLIKEKAKSDVDKLFSGFSKTRENLSVVDELLTYWNLADTDRVLDDLEEALLVSDFGPKISFRIVDTLRDQIRDGKLKSGTEIKASLKRCILELLTTKGSKTELQLGFRFCLPSAGLNEAMATSLPLLSGVSILSVLGRFGRKPAVIMIVGVNGGGKTTSLGKLAYRFKNEGAKVLMAAGDTFRAAARDQLEIWAERTGSEIVIDNDKKAQAPSVLSQAVKRGKREGFDVVLCDTSGRLHTNYGLMEELVSCKKVIAKALPGAPNEILLVLDGTTGLNMLQQAKEFNDVVGITGFILTKLDGTARGGCVVSVVDELGIPVKFVGVGEGVEDLQPFDAEAFVEAIFP, encoded by the exons ATGGCGTCGGCACCCTCCCGCGCCCTCCCcttcctctcgccgccgtccaccgcccccGCCTCCGCCTCCCTGCGCGCCCCCTCCAGCCGCCTCCGCTGCGCGGCCGCCGCCGGCCAGGCCGGCTTCTTCACCCGCCTCGGCCGCCTCATCAAGGAGAAGGCCAAGAGCGACGTCGACAAGCTCTTCTCCGGCTTCTCCAAGACCCGCGAGAACCTCTCCGTCGTCGACGAGCTGCTCACCTACTGGAACCTCGCCGACACCGACCGCGTCCTCGACGACCTCGAGGAG GCGCTGCTGGTGTCGGACTTCGGGCCCAAGATCTCGTTCCGGATCGTCGACACCCTCCGCGACCAGATCCGCGACGGCAAGCTCAAGTCCGGGACCGAGATCAAG GCGTCGCTGAAGAGATGCATCCTCGAGCTGCTCACGACCAAGGGCAGCAAGACTGAGCTGCAGCTCGGCTTCAGGTTCTGCCTGCCCTCTGCTGGACTGAATGAGGCAATGGCCACTAGTTTACCATTGTTGAGTGGTGTCTCAATTTTGAGTGTGCTTGGTCGTTTTGGCAGGAAGCCGGCAGTCATCATGATTGTGGGAGTGAACGGAGGCGGCAAGACGACATCGCTAG GAAAacttgcctacagatttaagaatGAAGGAGCCAAG GTATTGATGGCAGCAGGTGATACCTTCCGGGCAGCAGCTCGTGACCAGCTAGAAATTTGGGCTGAGAGGACTGGCTCAGAGATTGTTATCGATAATGATAAGAAGGCACAGGCTCCATCAG TTCTTTCGCAGGCAGTAAAACGTGGGAAGCGTGAAGGATTTGATGTTGTGCTGTGTGATACGTCAGGAC GACTTCATACAAATTACGGTCTGATGGAAGAGTTGGTTTCTTGCAAGAAAGTCATAGCTAAAGCCCTGCCTGGTGCTCCTAAT GAGATCTTGCTGGTTCTGGATGGCACAACTGGATTAAATATGCTACAGCAAGCGAAGGAGTTCAACGAT GTTGTTGGAATCACAGGATTCATCCTGACGAAGTTAGACGGGACTGCTCGTGGTGGCTGCGTG GTGAGCGTGGTAGACGAACTTGGAATTCCAGTCAAGTTTGTTGGCGTCGGCGAAGGGGTGGAAGATCTCCAACCTTTTGATGCAGAGGCATTTGTTGAAGCCATTTTCCCATAA